The DNA window CGGTGTGAAACTAAAACCAGAAAAAAGTATTAACACCCAATGATTTTCTGAACCTCGATGCAGTGGAAGAACGTCTCATGAATTTCCAAATACATTATCAAGAAGTGGCTCGTCCTTATAGCTGGAAATTCACCCGTAAAGATTTACATGAAAAACTCAAGCTTGTGAGCAACCATATCATCACACAATTTAAACCATCCACTCCCAGTGCTTTTGTAAACCAGAAATATATAGACCGAAATCAAACTATGGAATCATTATTGGTCTATGTAAATACGTAACACAATTTATGAAATAGAGTACTTAGCAATGAGCTCATGAATGGGGCGCCGAAGATGACGCTGGCCGAATTGAAGCAATTGCCTGGCGCCGTCTGGGTTGACAAGGGAGGAACGAAATACGAGAAGTTCGCTGCCGTCATTCCCAAAGAAAAAATCACTGCCGGGTTCGTGGATGGCAACATAACCAAGGACGGCACGGCGATCTACGACAAGCCCAAGGACAAAGGTGGCAAACGCATCTGCACAGTCATTGGCGGCAAGCCCGTCCGCGGCTTCTTCACCCCGAGCGGCAAGATCGAGTTCTACAATGGTGACTTTGCGAAGAAGAAAGACGCCAACGGGAACCCTGTCGATCCCTTGGCGGGTTCGGACTTTGGGCCGCGGCCGCCTCGGACATCGAGATAGACGGCCACGTCGTCAGTTGTTTAAAGTTTTTTAAATTCCAACGTCTCCGACTTGGTGATTCTAAGGCTTTTGCTATGGTCACCAGGCGATAGGGTCTGGGTGGAAACGCCCTTGCCTCCCGATTTGGAAAGGAGACTACGTGATTTCCACACAGAATGCCTGCGACATTCTATCGCGCGCTATTCCGCCCCTGGGGAGGACTTGGCGCATGAAGACACCGGGCATCTCGCTGCGATTTTCGGTTACTCAGAGTTGCCAGTTGCGATGCCGTTACTGCCGGTCGGGCAGGAGAGGCGATCACGACAACATCGGCAGAAGTTTGCCGCAAGGTGAACTGATGGCCCTGCTCCATTTTCTACATCAGATAGCCGGTATCGCCAAACTCCGCTTTACCGGCGGCGAGCCCCTGCTGCGACACGATCTGCCGGAGCTGGTGGCGGCCTGCGCGGAACTGGGGATCGCCGACTTGGCGTTGACAACCAACGGTCAGCGCCTGGCCGAATTTGCCGGCGACCTGAAGCAGGCCGGACTGCACCGGGTGAATGTCAGCCTCGATTCTCTCGATAAGGACATCTTTTCGGCGATCACCCGCGGCGGCGACTTGACTGCCAGCCTAGCCGGGATCGAGGCTGCCCTTGCCCACGACCTGCAGCCCTTGAAGCTGAACATGGTTGTCTTGCGCGGCGTGAACGACCACGAGACCGGTGACATGCTTGACTTCGCCCTTAAATCGGGCTGCCATATCCGCTTCCTCGAACTAATGCCGATCGGCGTCGCTGCAATTGAATTCGATTGTCGCTTCATCGCTTGCCAGGACATTCGCGATCGACTTACCGCCCGCTACGACCTCCAGCCTCTGCCCTACGAAACAGGAGCGACCAGCCGCGACTTCATGGTGCGAGATGCCAGCGGGCGCACCACCGTCT is part of the Candidatus Latescibacter sp. genome and encodes:
- a CDS encoding radical SAM protein gives rise to the protein MKTPGISLRFSVTQSCQLRCRYCRSGRRGDHDNIGRSLPQGELMALLHFLHQIAGIAKLRFTGGEPLLRHDLPELVAACAELGIADLALTTNGQRLAEFAGDLKQAGLHRVNVSLDSLDKDIFSAITRGGDLTASLAGIEAALAHDLQPLKLNMVVLRGVNDHETGDMLDFALKSGCHIRFLELMPIGVAAIEFDCRFIACQDIRDRLTARYDLQPLPYETGATSRDFMVRDASGRTTVCGFISPSSHPFCHGCTRLRLTADGRLLGCLANRRQLDLRPALAAALAGDSQPLAAAITDAFALKRQPHNLADQCDMTRIGG